In one Paramisgurnus dabryanus chromosome 21, PD_genome_1.1, whole genome shotgun sequence genomic region, the following are encoded:
- the fhip1ab gene encoding FHF complex subunit HOOK-interacting protein 1A, protein MLVSSGNHGRALSLKGVDPETCMIVFKNHWTQVLRILEKHDPGRGFGLSGSLRFGPIPGDEASAVQNYVEHMLFLLMEEDSGRSGAMGPILEFVVVENVMEKLFLWSLRREFTDDMKLEQLRMYDMLVARAKQPLLHHKPILKPLMMLLSACSSSSSVGFTAPVKSNSSRTELTCTTGGGGASVEAELVCLLHQLCCVLVKDTSVLELFFHSSEDQGAANFLLFSLLIPFIHRGGTVGSQARDALTLIMSLSSQNQLVAKHITENTYFCPVLATGLSGLYSSLPAKLEVYSDGWFCLERNDWLQIPELSQFLNSLNFCSTVCKVAHASIRDQLLNYIYNGFLVPVMAPALHKLTLEEVMTTTAYLELFLRSMCDPALLQTFLIFILTHCHDNVSILDTLVSRINTPFQLGTVSLALFRTLIGLYCEDVMLQLILRYLIPCTHLKCGERVRLKERDCYSITASALLSLAPSFFISQPCCSPSQPPKPDYILWSKVTEGLLKGNMGIEDLFSGGDSVGCSRIFASEPLINKNYLQYLYDARRIICSSVQACCVWSAPYDGLNPSPDECQEDEEEKEDDGSHPVTTTSPIQTATPQPPSDSGFTGERERLELEWDDTYDAAPDGDDSQAISDNLQVLPIPDEPPKHIQEMRKTAIMLIKGSYIEESDFQDDVLVYNLIAQKDAQDDRQTSIKDTLHHNCTNNLHNHHIFNNTHSHHVTHNPVQSKQTHNSEPKDSAHPRSQTSTVIVNGHDREEQKQEEESEDLDQNLNVILDQHQSKNQTSAGDKGDDFISQCLQLIHHLGEEDEIIMDDEDHQQRLQALLYGEEKDVDFDSLCDKDEDEEPNATDTRKQRIPFIGPFISVLLARLENMLENSIEVNLLVTGILTQLASYPQPLLRGFFLNTRPAFQPSIRSLYQVLVSVGSQIEQYTASRPEFSELVREAAQYLLLKDQILQERERDVHLQENDAVWFLNGQFPSHLQKPLPPCPKIPVHLRNKVFAVILFNEFLKELAAIAQEHSILINDR, encoded by the exons ATGTTGGTTTCTTCAGGTAACCATGGACGAGCTTTGAGTCTGAAGGGTGTGGACCCGGAAACATGTATGATTGTTTTCAAAAATCACTGGACACAG GTTCTGAGGATCTTGGAGAAGCATGACCCAGGTCGTGGCTTTGGTCTGTCAGGCAGCCTGCGATTCGGCCCGATCCCCGGGGACGAAGCGAGCGCAGTGCAGAACTACGTCGAGCACATGCTCTTCCTGCTAATGGAGGAGGATTCTGGGCGGAGCGGTGCCATGGGTCCTATCCTAGAATTTGTGGTGGTGGAGAACGTGATGGAGAAGTTGTTTCTGTGGAGTCTTCGTCGAGAATTCACAGACGACATGAAGCTTGAACAGCTGCGCATGTACGATATGCTGGTGGCTCGAGCCAAACAACCTCTGCTTCACCACAAACCCATCCTAAAACCCCTTATGATGCTGCTGTCTGCCTGCTCCAGCTCCTCCTCCGTGGGCTTCACCGCTCCAGTCAAAAGCAACAGCTCCAGGACAGAGCTCACCTGCACCACAGGTGGAGGCGGGGCCTCGGTGGAGGCGGAGCTTGTGTGTCTGCTGCATCAGTTGTGCTGCGTGCTGGTGAAAGATACCTCCGTTCTCGAGCTCTTCTTCCACAGCAGTGAGGATCAAGGAGCCGCAAACTTTCTTTTATTTTCTCTTCTCATTCCGTTCATTCACCGCGGCGGGACGGTCGGCTCTCAGGCCAGAGACGCTCTCACGCTTATCATGAGCCTTTCATCTCAGAACCAACTGGTGGCCAAACACATCACAGAAAACACATACTTCTGCCCG GTGTTGGCTACTGGTTTGAGTGGTCTGTATTCGAGTCTACCAGCTAAACTAGAGGTGTACAGTGACGGCTGGTTCTGTCTGGAGAGAAATGATTGGCTGCAGATTCCAGAACTTTCTCAGTTTCTCAACTCACTCAACTTCTGCAGCACTGTGTGCAAG GTTGCTCATGCGTCTATCCGAGATCAGCTGCTGAATTACATCTATAATGGGTTTCTGGTGCCTGTCATGGCTCCGGCTCTTCATAAG TTGACTCTGGAGGAAGTGATGACAACAACAGCGTATCTGGAGTTGTTCTTGAGGAGTATGTGTGACCCAGCTCTCCTCCAAACCTTCCTCATCTTCATCCTCACACATTGCCATGACAACGTCAGCATCCTGGACACGCTGGTCAGTCGAATCAACACACCTTTTCAG TTGGGTACGGTGTCTCTGGCTCTGTTTCGAACTCTGATTGGTCTGTATTGTGAAGATGTCATGCTGCAGTTAATACTCAG ATATTTGATTCCCTGCACTCATCTGAAGTGTGGTGAGAGAGTCAGATTGAAAGAGAGAGATTGTTACTCTATCACTGCATCTGCGCTGCTCTCTCTCGCCCCTTCATTCTTCATTTCTCAACCCTGCTGCTCTCCATCACAACCTCCAAAACCCGACTACATCCTCTGGTCAAAGGTCACTGAGGGTCTGCTAAAGGGCAACATGG gCATAGAGGATCTGTTCTCAGGTGGAGATAGTGTCGGATGTTCTCGAATATTCGCTTCAGAGCCCTTAATAAACAAGAACTACCTCCAGTATCTGTATGATGCCCGCCGCATCATCTGTTCCAGTGTGCAGGCATGCTGCGTGTGGTCGGCCCCATATGACGGACTCAATCCCTCTCCAGATGAGTGTCAGGAGGATGAAGAGGAGAAAGAGGATGATGGGAGTCATCCTGTCACCACGACATcgcccattcagacagccacaCCCCAGCCGCCCTCCGACAGCGGCTTCACCGGCGAGCGTGAGCGGCTCGAGTTGGAGTGGGATGACACTTACGACGCCGCGCCCGACGGAGACGACAGCCAAGCGATTTCTGACAATTTGCAAGTTTTGCCtatcccggacgagcccccgAAACACATCCAAGAGATGAGAAAAACGGCCATCATGTTGATTAAAGGATCGTACATTGAGGAATCAGACTTTCAGGATGATGTGCTGGTTTATAATCTAATTGCTCAGAAAGATGCACAAGACGACCGACAAACATCAATTAAGGACACGTTACATCACAACTGTACGAACAACCTACACAACCACCACATATTCAACAATACACACAGCCATCATGTCACACATAATCCAGTCCAAAGCAAACAGACACACAATTCTGAACCCAAAGATTCAGCACACCCCAGATCACAAACATCCACAGTTATTGTGAACGGACACGATCGTGAAGAACAGAAACAGGAGGAGGAGTCTGAGGATCTGGACCAAAATCTTAATGTCATTTTAGATCAGCATCAGAGCAAAAATCAGACCTCAGCAGGAGATAAAGGTGATGACTTTATCTCTCAGTGCCTACAGCTCATTCACCATCTGGGTGAAGAAGACGAGATCATCATGGATGATGAAGATCACCAGCAGCGGCTGCAGGCTCTGCTGTATGGAGAAGAGAAGGATGTAGACTTTGATTCTTTATGTGATAAAGATGAAGATGAAGAGCCAAACGCGACCGACACCAGGAAACAACGAATCCCGTTTATAG GGCCCTTCATCAGTGTTTTGCTTGCTCGTCTGGAGAACATGCTGGAAAACTCCATCGAGGTGAACCTACTGGTTACTGGGATATTAACTCAACTGGCATCTTACCCACAACCACTACTGCGAGGGTTCTTTCTCAACACTAGACCCGCATTTCAGCCCAGCATACGATCACTTTACCAG GTGCTTGTATCAGTGGGTTCTCAGATTGAACAGTACACAGCATCCAGACCTGAGTTTTCTGAACTGGTCCGTGAAGCCGCCCAGTATCTGCTGCTCAAAGATCAGATCTTACAGGAACGAG AGAGAGACGTCCACCTGCAGGAGAATGATGCTGTCTGGTTTCTGAACGGTCAATTCCCATCTCATCTTCAGAAACCTCTTCCTCCGTGTCCTAAAATCCCCGTACATCTGCGAAACAAAGTGTTTGCTGTAATTCTGTTCAATGAGTTTCTGAAGGAGCTGGCAGCCATCGCACAAGAGCACTCCATATTAATAAACGACAGATGA
- the LOC135750330 gene encoding uncharacterized protein, translating into MAEARAEEDDERFREAGARRRVSEHSDRNKPDQRLSSAGPLSSIRAAIKRTSTRPSSQSDHHRDRRRPEITILSVEPLAPNSWFPGASGAFPPAPPPAPPSWSAGSGTVLLPPPSYDQVIKEKTHEQNLHSTSTSSSSSSPLSSQRSTSTISTQTDTNSPDPHSLAARTVRKTSRPPRPYPPPKLTSPPVDPFIDLNRSDQPADAKHQTRDTLCKPEQRDVHTDSNDINDDVTLLDPAPTTMAFTQTTLDFVPEPVKEEPRARPRPRPRSKIALQPLITEEIQDQPMTREVKVQTLVRLRDEGSESVFAGFGDESSTFSSKYLQDLLEVFGSEESNFNDRLQSEEEDTTTGDVFFSPVPSEPVEPLNRPQPRPRTQKPKPQLPPKPPTLESDVFETGNPTTKQNLSKQTSSPPVPAPRPLLNKHKSRSDRSESVSPGHQIKISSSEEKDSEEKVINNHPTSGTPNDKNIRPSVPRHTRPPPPLNRNVSSTSQVNVVSGVTKVTGASVPSLPPRPSGGRLLPLRPPPKKSTKPAGPSSSSTNQQPGGRVPKRGPPLPPRPKIGHPLYKIYSRKVHQGSVDTENAEKLHEEPHLPKEEELIVLDDDTSDLQTQPDLLHDFCSTPEVKDEDVKVCSDLWEDSSTDVQTQSRCVARFAFVGEEGELTFSEGDVISLIEYVNEEWGRGCLKGQIGNFPLSFVKVETEALPGKPASETHAGEMNRGRTLYDFSPESEDELCLKAGDVVCNLEDMDAEWFLGEFGGKRGIVPKNYIQVLPEP; encoded by the exons ATGGCGGAGGCGCGAGCTGAGGAGGACGACGAGAGATTTCGCGAGGCAGGCGCGAGACGGAGAGTCTCAG AACATTCAGACAGGAATAAACCGGATCAGCGTCTCTCAAG tGCCGGGCCGCTGTCCTCCATCCGAGCTGCAATTAAAAGAA CGTCAACAAGACCGAGTTCTCAGAGCGACCATCACCGAGACAGGAG GCGGCCAGAAATCACCATCCTTTCTGTTGAACCCCTGGCACCCAATTCCTGGTTCCCAGGGGCTTCCGGAGCGTTTCCTCCAGCCCCGCCCCCTGCTCCGCCCTCCTGGTCTGCTGGCTCTGGTACCGTGCTG CTGCCTCCACCCTCGTATGATCAGGTGATTAAAGAGAAGACTCATGAACAAAATCTTCACTCCACCTCTACAtcctcatcatcatcctcaCCTCTGTCTTCTCAGCGCTCTACCTCCACCATCtccacacagacagacacaaactCCCCCGACCCCCATTCCCTTGCTGCACGCACAG TTCGCAAAACCTCAAGACCCCCTCGACCGTATCCTCCTCCTAAACTCACATCTCCTCCTGTGGACCCTTTCATCGATTTGAATCGGTCTGACCAGCCTGCCGATGCCAAGCATCAAACACGAGACACTCTGTGCAAACCTGAGCAGCGTGACGTTCATACCGACTCTAATGACATAAACGATGATGTCACACTTTTAGACCCCGCCCCCACTACCATGGCTTTCACTCAGACCACCCTTGATTTCGTACCTGAGCCAGTAAAGGAGGAACCAAGAGCACGCCCGAGACCACGTCCCCGCTCCAAAATTGCCTTACAGCCACTCATCACTGAGGAGATCCAGGATCAGCCGATGACCAGAGAGGTAAAAGTTCAAACTCTTGTGCGTCTGAGGGATGAAGGGTCGGAGAGTGTGTTTGCTGGGTTTGGTGACGAGTCCTCAACCTTCTCCAGTAAATACTTGCAGGATTTGCTGGAGGTGTTTGGTTCGGAAGAATCAAATTTTAATGATCGGTTACAAAGTGAGGAAGAGGACACTACCACTGGGGATGTTTTCTTTTCCCCTGTACCATCTGAACCCGTCGAACCGTTAAATAGACCACAACCTCGTCCCAGAACTCAAAAACCCAAACCACAGCTTCCTCCCAAACCGCCTACCCTAGAAAGTGATGTGTTTGAGACTGGAAACCCTACTACTAAACAAAATCTCTCCAAACAAACCTCAAGTCCTCCAGTACCAGCACCCAGACCTCTCCTGAACAAACACAAGAGCCGATCAGACCGCTCTGAGAGCGTTTCTCCTGGACATCAGATTAAAATCAGTTCATCTGAGGAGAAAGATTCAGAGGAGAAGGTCATAAACAATCATCCAACATCTGGGACACCGAATGACAAGAACATCC GTCCATCTGTCCCAAGACACACTCGACCACCTCCACCTTTAAACAGGAATGTGTCATCCACCTCACAG GTTAACGTTGTGTCCGGTGTTACTAAAGTGACGGGTGCTTCAGTTCCCTCTCTGCCCCCAAG ACCAAGTGGTGGTAGACTCCTCCCTCTTCGTCCTCCTCCGAAAAAATCAACTAAGCCTGCAGGCCCCTCCTCTTCCTCAACCAATCAGCAACCTGGCGGTAGGGTGCCAAAAAGAGGACCACCCCTCCCACCCAGACCAAAAATTGGGCATCCGCTTTATAAGATTTATTCG AGAAAAGTTCATCAAGGAAGTGTAGACACGGAGAACGCTGAAAAACTGCATGAGGAACCACATTTACCC AAAGAAGAAGAGCTCATTGTCCTGGATGATGATACGAGTGACCTGCAAACACAACCTGATCTTCTCCACGACTTCTGCTCCACACCAGAGGTTAAAGATGAAGATGTGAAGGTCTGTAGTGATCTGTGGGAAGACTCATCTACAGATGTGCAGACACAGAGCAG GTGTGTGGCTCGATTTGCATTTGTGGGAGAGGAGGGCGAGCTCACCTTTAGTGAGGGTGATGTCATCAGTCTAATAGAATATGTTAATGAGGAGTGGGGGCGTGGCTGCCTAAAAGGACAAATAGGAAACTTCCCTCTAAGCTTCGTCAAAGTGGAAACTGAAGCGTTGCCAGGGAAACCAGCTTCAGAAACTCATG CTGGAGAGATGAACAGAGGCAGAACTCTTTATGATTTCTCTCCTGAGAGTGAGGATGAACTTTGTCTTAAG GCAGGAGATGTGGTGTGTAACCTAGAGGACATGGATGCCGAGTGGTTCCTTGGAGAATTCGGTGGGAAACGTGGTATCGTCCCTAAAAATTACATCCAAGTTCTGCCAGAGCCCTGA